One Diceros bicornis minor isolate mBicDic1 chromosome 26, mDicBic1.mat.cur, whole genome shotgun sequence DNA segment encodes these proteins:
- the IGFALS gene encoding insulin-like growth factor-binding protein complex acid labile subunit has product SGGLIGAAGAWLTVHLHGQRVHAHPGLLQNIPSLTPSSRPAWQPGPARVSTLGTRTATRPNCQVPRPQFSLEQALPPRQSCEGKVQWVLSWKTSSLSAATVNVSSDLSPVQLAAPPLAVTGCGLGAKFHSGPQVWAETGRFQVSHPRAHILSPSVPPPQAPLSTGGLALVVLLVSWAALGPWSLEGAEPGGQGDAEGLQCPAVCTCGHDDYTEELGVFCSSRNLTRLPDSIPDGTKALWLDGNNLSSVPTAAFRNLSSLGFLNLQGSWLASLEPQALLGLQNLYHLHLERNQLRSLAAGTFVHTPGLASLGLNNNLLSRVDEGLFQGLTNLWDLNLGWNSLAVLPDTAFQGLANLRELVLAGNKLAYLQPPLFCSLGELRELDLSRNALRSVKANVFVKLPKLQKLYLDHNLIAAVAPGAFLGMKALRWLDLSHNRVGSLLEDTFPGLLGLHVLRLSHNAIAGLRPRTFKDLHFLEELQLGHNRIRHLPEKAFEGLGQLEVLTLNNNQIQEVKVGAFLGLFNVAVMNLSSNCLRNLPEQVFQGLGKLHSLHLEGSCLGRIRLHTFAGLSGLRRLFLKDSGIVAIEEQSLWGLGELLELDLTSNQLTHLPSRLFQGLGKLEYLLLARNRLSALSADALGPLQRAFWLDVSHNLLEALPEGVLSQLGRLHYLSLRNNSLRTFVPQPPSLERLWLEGNPWDCGCPLRALRAFALQHPSVVPRFVQAVVEGDDCQLPVYTYNNITCASPPGVLGLDLRDVGEAHFAHC; this is encoded by the coding sequence TCTGGGGGCCTAATTGGGGCAGCAGGTGCCTGGCTCACTGTCCACCTCCATGGGCAACGAGTACATGCCCACCCAGGCctgctccagaacattccctcaCTCACGCCTTCCTCCAGGCCCgcctggcagcctggcccagctcGAGTGTCCACCTTGGGGACACGGACAGCCACACGGCCTAATTGCCAGGTGCCCCGCCCTCAGTTTTCTCTGGAACAGGCACTGCCACCTCGTCAGTCCTGCGAGGGGAAAGTACAGTGGGTTTTGAGCTGGAAGACGTCCAGTTTAAGTGCGGCGACTGTGAATGTCAGCTCAGACCTTTCTCCAGTCCAATTAGCAGCGCCTCCTCTTGCGGTCACAGGCTGCGGTCTGGGCGCTAAGTTCCACAGCGGCCCACAGGTGTGGGCTGAAACTGGGAGGTTCCAGGTCTCTCACCCCAGGGCTCACATCCTGAGCCCCTCAGTGCCGCCTCCCCAAGCCCCTCTCTCCACAGGAGGCCTGGCCCTGGTGGTGCTGCTGGTCTCCTGGGCAGCACTGGGCCCCTGGAGCCTGGAAGGAGCAGAGCCTGGAGGACAGGGGGACGCTGAGGGCCTGCAGTGCCCGGCCGTCTGCACTTGTGGCCACGACGACTACACGGAGGAGCTTGGCGTCTTCTGCAGCTCCCGGAACCTCACGCGGCTGCCGGACAGCATCCCGGACGGCACCAAGGCCCTGTGGCTGGATGGCAACAACTTGTCCTCTGTCCCCACGGCAGCCTTCCGGAACCTCTCCAGCCTGGGCTTCCTCAACCTGCAGGgcagctggttggccagcctgGAGCCACAGGCGCTGCTGGGCCTGCAGAACCTGTACCACCTGCACCTGGAGCGGAACCAGCTGCGCAGCCTGGCGGCCGGCACCTTCGTGCACACACCGGGCCTGGCCTCGCTCGGCCTCAACAACAACCTCCTCAGCAGGGTGGACgagggcctcttccagggtctGACCAACCTCTGGGACCTCAACCTCGGCTGGAACAGCCTGGCCGTGCTCCCCGACACTGCGTTCCAGGGCCTGGCCAACCTTCGTGAGCTGGTGCTCGCAGGCAACAAGCTAGCCTACCTGCAGCCCCCGCTCTTCTGCAGCCTGGGCGAACTGCGGGAGCTGGACCTGAGCAGGAACGCCCTGAGGAGTGTTAAGGCCAATGTCTTTGTCAAGCTGCCCAAGCTTCAGAAGCTCTACCTGGACCACAACCTCATCGCTGCCGTGGCCCCTGGCGCCTTCCTGGGCATGAAGGCGCTGCGCTGGCTGGACCTGTCGCACAACCGTGTGGGCAGCCTCCTGGAGGACACCTTCCCGGGCCTGCTGGGCCTGCACGTCCTGCGCCTCTCGCACAACGCCATCGCCGGCCTGCGGCCCCGGACCTTCAAGGACCTGCACTTCCTGGAGGAGCTACAGCTCGGCCACAACCGCATCCGGCACCTACCGGAGAAGGCCTTCGAGGGCCTGGGCCAGCTGGAGGTGCTCACACTCAACAACAACCAGATCCAGGAGGTCAAGGTGGGCGCCTTCCTCGGTCTCTTCAATGTGGCCGTCATGAACCTCTCTAGCAACTGTCTGCGGAACCTTCCAGAGCAGGTGTTCCAGGGCCTGGGCAAGCTGCACAGTCTGCACCTAGAGGGCAGCTGCCTGGGCCGCATCCGCCTGCACACCTTCGCTGGCCTCTCGGGGCTGCGCCGGCTCTTCCTCAAGGACAGCGGCATTGTGGCCATTGAGGAGCAGAGCCTCTGGGGCCTCGGGGAGCTCCTTGAGCTGGACCTCACCTCCAACCAGCTCACGCACCTGCCCAGCCGGCTCTTCCAGGGCCTTGGCAAACTGGAGTACCTGCTCCTCGCCCGCAACCGGCTGTCGGCGCTCTCGGCAGATGCCCTGGGGCCCCTGCAGCGTGCCTTCTGGCTGGACGTCTCGCACAACCTCCTGGAGGCCCTGCCCGAGGGTGTCCTCTCGCAACTGGGGCGGCTGCACTACCTCAGCCTCAGGAATAACTCCCTGCGGACCTTCGTGCCGCAGCCCCCCAGCCTGGAGCGCCTGTGGCTTGAGGGCAACCCCTGGGACTGCGGCTGCCCGCTCCGggccctcagggcctttgccctgcAGCACCCCAGCGTCGTGCCCCGCTTTGTCCAGGCCGTCGTAGAGGGGGACGACTGCCAGCTGCCCGTGTACACCTACAACAACATCACCTGTGCCAGCCCTCCTGGTGTTTTGGGCCTCGATCTGCGAGACGTCGGCGAGGCCCACTTTGCTCACTGCTGA
- the NUBP2 gene encoding cytosolic Fe-S cluster assembly factor NUBP2 isoform X5: MFRAQGRAVHQCDSGWVPVFVDQEQSISLMSVGFLLEKPDEAVVWRGPKKNALIKQFVSDVAWGQLDYLVVDTPPGTSDEHMATVEALRPYSPLGALVVTTPQAVSVGDVRRELTFCRKTGLRVIGVVENMSGFVCPHCAECTSVFSRGGGEELARHAGVPFLGERIGAAPSSLYSGWSDLRLPTVPEGEKNGSSWLLSSSSSSSRTGSVPLDPQLTRSLEEGQDFIQEFPKSPAFPALFSIAQKILNETPAQLS, encoded by the exons ATGTTCCGGGCGCAGGGCAGGGCCGTGCACCAGTGTGACAGCGGCTGGGTGCCTGTCTTTGTGGACCAGGAGCAGAGCATCTCCCTCATGTCTGTGGGCTTCCTGCTGGAAAAACCGGACGAGGCCGTGGTGTGGAGAGGCCCCAAGAAGAACG CGCTGATAAAGCAGTTTGTGTCTGACGTGGCCTGGGGGCAGCTGGACTACCTGGTTGTGGACACACCCCCGGGGACCTCTGATGAGCACATGGCCACTGTGGAAGCCCTGCGCCCTTACAGCCCCCTGGGGGCCCTCGTGGTCACCACACCCCAG GCGGTATCCGTGGGGGACGTGAGGCGGGAGCTGACCTTCTGTAGGAAGACAGGGCTGCGGGTGATCGGGGTCGTGGAGAACATGAGCGGTTTTGTCTGCCCGCACTGTGCG GAGTGCACCAGCGTCTTCTCCAGGGGAGGTGGCGAGGAGCTGGCCAGACATGCCGGAGTCCCCTTCCTAGGTGAGCGGATCGGGGCTGCCCCCTCCAGCCTCTACTCTGGGTGGTCTGACCTGCGTCTGCCCACTGTGCCTGAGGGAGAGAAAAACGGCAGCAGCTGGTTACTCTCGTCTTCCTCAAGCTCATCTCGGACAG GCTCTGTGCCCTTGGACCCTCAGCTCAcaaggagcctggaggagggccaAGACTTCATCCAGGAGTTCCCCAAGAGCCCTGCATTTCCTGCACTCTTCTCCATAGCCCAGAAGATTCTGAATGAGACGCCTGCTCAACTCTCCTGA
- the NUBP2 gene encoding cytosolic Fe-S cluster assembly factor NUBP2 isoform X2, with product MEAAAEPGHLAGIRHIILVLSGKGGVGKSTISTELALALRHAGKKVGILDVDLCGPSIPRMFRAQGRAVHQCDSGWVPVFVDQEQSISLMSVGFLLEKPDEAVVWRGPKKNALIKQFVSDVAWGQLDYLVVDTPPGTSDEHMATVEALRPYSPLGALVVTTPQAVSVGDVRRELTFCRKTGLRVIGVVENMSGFVCPHCAECTSVFSRGGGEELARHAGVPFLGERIGAAPSSLYSGWSDLRLPTVPEGEKNGSSWLLSSSSSSSRTGSVPLDPQLTRSLEEGQDFIQEFPKSPAFPALFSIAQKILNETPAQLS from the exons ATGGAGGCGGCGGCGG AGCCTGGACACCTGGCTGGCATCCGGCACATCATCCTCGTCCTCTCAGGAAAGGGGGGCGTCGGGAAAAGCACCATCTCCACAGAGCTGGCCCTGGCCCTGCGTCACGCGGGCAAGAAG GTGGGGATCCTCGACGTGGATCTGTGTGGCCCCAGCATCCCCCGCATGTTCCGGGCGCAGGGCAGGGCCGTGCACCAGTGTGACAGCGGCTGGGTGCCTGTCTTTGTGGACCAGGAGCAGAGCATCTCCCTCATGTCTGTGGGCTTCCTGCTGGAAAAACCGGACGAGGCCGTGGTGTGGAGAGGCCCCAAGAAGAACG CGCTGATAAAGCAGTTTGTGTCTGACGTGGCCTGGGGGCAGCTGGACTACCTGGTTGTGGACACACCCCCGGGGACCTCTGATGAGCACATGGCCACTGTGGAAGCCCTGCGCCCTTACAGCCCCCTGGGGGCCCTCGTGGTCACCACACCCCAG GCGGTATCCGTGGGGGACGTGAGGCGGGAGCTGACCTTCTGTAGGAAGACAGGGCTGCGGGTGATCGGGGTCGTGGAGAACATGAGCGGTTTTGTCTGCCCGCACTGTGCG GAGTGCACCAGCGTCTTCTCCAGGGGAGGTGGCGAGGAGCTGGCCAGACATGCCGGAGTCCCCTTCCTAGGTGAGCGGATCGGGGCTGCCCCCTCCAGCCTCTACTCTGGGTGGTCTGACCTGCGTCTGCCCACTGTGCCTGAGGGAGAGAAAAACGGCAGCAGCTGGTTACTCTCGTCTTCCTCAAGCTCATCTCGGACAG GCTCTGTGCCCTTGGACCCTCAGCTCAcaaggagcctggaggagggccaAGACTTCATCCAGGAGTTCCCCAAGAGCCCTGCATTTCCTGCACTCTTCTCCATAGCCCAGAAGATTCTGAATGAGACGCCTGCTCAACTCTCCTGA
- the NUBP2 gene encoding cytosolic Fe-S cluster assembly factor NUBP2 isoform X3, producing the protein MLAFKEKKLGHHTLLFSGSILAFQALVLRNTEVVWDGIQTKPGHLAGIRHIILVLSGKGGVGKSTISTELALALRHAGKKVGILDVDLCGPSIPRMFRAQGRAVHQCDSGWVPVFVDQEQSISLMSVGFLLEKPDEAVVWRGPKKNALIKQFVSDVAWGQLDYLVVDTPPGTSDEHMATVEALRPYSPLGALVVTTPQAVSVGDVRRELTFCRKTGLRVIGVVENMSGFVCPHCAECTSVFSRGGGEELARHAGVPFLGSVPLDPQLTRSLEEGQDFIQEFPKSPAFPALFSIAQKILNETPAQLS; encoded by the exons ATGCTGGCttttaaagagaagaaactgGGACATCACACGCTCTTATTCTCTGGGAGTATTCTAGCTTTCCAAGCGTTAGTACTGAGAAACACGGAAGTTGTGTGGGACGGAATACAGACAA AGCCTGGACACCTGGCTGGCATCCGGCACATCATCCTCGTCCTCTCAGGAAAGGGGGGCGTCGGGAAAAGCACCATCTCCACAGAGCTGGCCCTGGCCCTGCGTCACGCGGGCAAGAAG GTGGGGATCCTCGACGTGGATCTGTGTGGCCCCAGCATCCCCCGCATGTTCCGGGCGCAGGGCAGGGCCGTGCACCAGTGTGACAGCGGCTGGGTGCCTGTCTTTGTGGACCAGGAGCAGAGCATCTCCCTCATGTCTGTGGGCTTCCTGCTGGAAAAACCGGACGAGGCCGTGGTGTGGAGAGGCCCCAAGAAGAACG CGCTGATAAAGCAGTTTGTGTCTGACGTGGCCTGGGGGCAGCTGGACTACCTGGTTGTGGACACACCCCCGGGGACCTCTGATGAGCACATGGCCACTGTGGAAGCCCTGCGCCCTTACAGCCCCCTGGGGGCCCTCGTGGTCACCACACCCCAG GCGGTATCCGTGGGGGACGTGAGGCGGGAGCTGACCTTCTGTAGGAAGACAGGGCTGCGGGTGATCGGGGTCGTGGAGAACATGAGCGGTTTTGTCTGCCCGCACTGTGCG GAGTGCACCAGCGTCTTCTCCAGGGGAGGTGGCGAGGAGCTGGCCAGACATGCCGGAGTCCCCTTCCTAG GCTCTGTGCCCTTGGACCCTCAGCTCAcaaggagcctggaggagggccaAGACTTCATCCAGGAGTTCCCCAAGAGCCCTGCATTTCCTGCACTCTTCTCCATAGCCCAGAAGATTCTGAATGAGACGCCTGCTCAACTCTCCTGA
- the NUBP2 gene encoding cytosolic Fe-S cluster assembly factor NUBP2 isoform X1 yields the protein MLAFKEKKLGHHTLLFSGSILAFQALVLRNTEVVWDGIQTKPGHLAGIRHIILVLSGKGGVGKSTISTELALALRHAGKKVGILDVDLCGPSIPRMFRAQGRAVHQCDSGWVPVFVDQEQSISLMSVGFLLEKPDEAVVWRGPKKNALIKQFVSDVAWGQLDYLVVDTPPGTSDEHMATVEALRPYSPLGALVVTTPQAVSVGDVRRELTFCRKTGLRVIGVVENMSGFVCPHCAECTSVFSRGGGEELARHAGVPFLGERIGAAPSSLYSGWSDLRLPTVPEGEKNGSSWLLSSSSSSSRTGSVPLDPQLTRSLEEGQDFIQEFPKSPAFPALFSIAQKILNETPAQLS from the exons ATGCTGGCttttaaagagaagaaactgGGACATCACACGCTCTTATTCTCTGGGAGTATTCTAGCTTTCCAAGCGTTAGTACTGAGAAACACGGAAGTTGTGTGGGACGGAATACAGACAA AGCCTGGACACCTGGCTGGCATCCGGCACATCATCCTCGTCCTCTCAGGAAAGGGGGGCGTCGGGAAAAGCACCATCTCCACAGAGCTGGCCCTGGCCCTGCGTCACGCGGGCAAGAAG GTGGGGATCCTCGACGTGGATCTGTGTGGCCCCAGCATCCCCCGCATGTTCCGGGCGCAGGGCAGGGCCGTGCACCAGTGTGACAGCGGCTGGGTGCCTGTCTTTGTGGACCAGGAGCAGAGCATCTCCCTCATGTCTGTGGGCTTCCTGCTGGAAAAACCGGACGAGGCCGTGGTGTGGAGAGGCCCCAAGAAGAACG CGCTGATAAAGCAGTTTGTGTCTGACGTGGCCTGGGGGCAGCTGGACTACCTGGTTGTGGACACACCCCCGGGGACCTCTGATGAGCACATGGCCACTGTGGAAGCCCTGCGCCCTTACAGCCCCCTGGGGGCCCTCGTGGTCACCACACCCCAG GCGGTATCCGTGGGGGACGTGAGGCGGGAGCTGACCTTCTGTAGGAAGACAGGGCTGCGGGTGATCGGGGTCGTGGAGAACATGAGCGGTTTTGTCTGCCCGCACTGTGCG GAGTGCACCAGCGTCTTCTCCAGGGGAGGTGGCGAGGAGCTGGCCAGACATGCCGGAGTCCCCTTCCTAGGTGAGCGGATCGGGGCTGCCCCCTCCAGCCTCTACTCTGGGTGGTCTGACCTGCGTCTGCCCACTGTGCCTGAGGGAGAGAAAAACGGCAGCAGCTGGTTACTCTCGTCTTCCTCAAGCTCATCTCGGACAG GCTCTGTGCCCTTGGACCCTCAGCTCAcaaggagcctggaggagggccaAGACTTCATCCAGGAGTTCCCCAAGAGCCCTGCATTTCCTGCACTCTTCTCCATAGCCCAGAAGATTCTGAATGAGACGCCTGCTCAACTCTCCTGA
- the NUBP2 gene encoding cytosolic Fe-S cluster assembly factor NUBP2 isoform X4, with product MEAAAEPGHLAGIRHIILVLSGKGGVGKSTISTELALALRHAGKKVGILDVDLCGPSIPRMFRAQGRAVHQCDSGWVPVFVDQEQSISLMSVGFLLEKPDEAVVWRGPKKNALIKQFVSDVAWGQLDYLVVDTPPGTSDEHMATVEALRPYSPLGALVVTTPQAVSVGDVRRELTFCRKTGLRVIGVVENMSGFVCPHCAECTSVFSRGGGEELARHAGVPFLGSVPLDPQLTRSLEEGQDFIQEFPKSPAFPALFSIAQKILNETPAQLS from the exons ATGGAGGCGGCGGCGG AGCCTGGACACCTGGCTGGCATCCGGCACATCATCCTCGTCCTCTCAGGAAAGGGGGGCGTCGGGAAAAGCACCATCTCCACAGAGCTGGCCCTGGCCCTGCGTCACGCGGGCAAGAAG GTGGGGATCCTCGACGTGGATCTGTGTGGCCCCAGCATCCCCCGCATGTTCCGGGCGCAGGGCAGGGCCGTGCACCAGTGTGACAGCGGCTGGGTGCCTGTCTTTGTGGACCAGGAGCAGAGCATCTCCCTCATGTCTGTGGGCTTCCTGCTGGAAAAACCGGACGAGGCCGTGGTGTGGAGAGGCCCCAAGAAGAACG CGCTGATAAAGCAGTTTGTGTCTGACGTGGCCTGGGGGCAGCTGGACTACCTGGTTGTGGACACACCCCCGGGGACCTCTGATGAGCACATGGCCACTGTGGAAGCCCTGCGCCCTTACAGCCCCCTGGGGGCCCTCGTGGTCACCACACCCCAG GCGGTATCCGTGGGGGACGTGAGGCGGGAGCTGACCTTCTGTAGGAAGACAGGGCTGCGGGTGATCGGGGTCGTGGAGAACATGAGCGGTTTTGTCTGCCCGCACTGTGCG GAGTGCACCAGCGTCTTCTCCAGGGGAGGTGGCGAGGAGCTGGCCAGACATGCCGGAGTCCCCTTCCTAG GCTCTGTGCCCTTGGACCCTCAGCTCAcaaggagcctggaggagggccaAGACTTCATCCAGGAGTTCCCCAAGAGCCCTGCATTTCCTGCACTCTTCTCCATAGCCCAGAAGATTCTGAATGAGACGCCTGCTCAACTCTCCTGA